In a genomic window of Mycolicibacillus parakoreensis:
- a CDS encoding phage major capsid protein produces MSLTTSGGSSILSPEQVSALVVQPLMQQSVAGQVSTVVQTDANEFRVPVVTDDPSAAWTAEGAEITADDPTLTEVTVKPSKLAGLTIISNELAADSSPAALQVVGDGLVRDLRRKVDAAFFGSTTTNGPSGLGSLTTQTVDAGASWSNLDAFSEAISKAADKHATTTAFACNSATALALAKLKEDSTSNKALLGADPTSPTARVIAGVPLYVSPEVDDDVVWAIPRQHVLLVHRTGAQVVTDTSAYFSSDRVGVRVTMRLGLGFTYADAVVKIALSG; encoded by the coding sequence ATGTCTCTCACCACATCTGGCGGCAGCTCGATTCTGTCGCCCGAACAGGTCTCGGCCCTGGTCGTCCAGCCGCTGATGCAACAGTCTGTCGCCGGCCAGGTCTCGACCGTCGTGCAGACCGACGCCAACGAATTCCGGGTGCCCGTCGTCACCGATGATCCGTCTGCGGCCTGGACGGCCGAAGGTGCCGAAATCACTGCCGATGATCCGACGTTGACCGAGGTCACCGTTAAGCCCAGCAAGCTCGCCGGGCTGACCATCATCAGCAACGAACTCGCCGCCGATAGTTCCCCGGCTGCCTTGCAGGTTGTTGGTGACGGCCTGGTCCGCGATCTGCGCCGCAAGGTCGATGCCGCCTTCTTTGGCAGCACCACCACCAATGGGCCGTCCGGGCTGGGAAGCCTGACGACTCAGACCGTGGACGCCGGCGCGAGCTGGAGCAACCTCGATGCGTTCTCCGAGGCGATTAGCAAGGCCGCCGACAAGCACGCCACCACAACCGCGTTCGCCTGCAACAGCGCGACCGCCCTGGCGCTTGCGAAGCTCAAGGAGGACTCCACGAGCAACAAGGCGCTGCTCGGTGCCGACCCGACCAGCCCGACCGCGCGAGTCATCGCCGGCGTGCCGCTGTACGTGTCGCCCGAGGTTGACGACGACGTGGTGTGGGCCATCCCGCGGCAGCACGTCCTGCTGGTCCACCGCACCGGCGCCCAGGTCGTCACCGACACCAGTGCGTATTTCTCCAGCGACCGCGTTGGTGTGCGTGTCACGATGCGGCTCGGCCTCGGGTTCACCTACGCCGACGCCGTGGTCAAGATCGCGCTCAGCGGGTAA
- a CDS encoding HNH endonuclease: MSSWGTGSGASQRVRAEVLTRDGYRCQIGDQGCLGVASVADHTTPIARLGIARRDANDPALLQAACSECHDRKTKREAADGLRAHHARRRARLRLPQQPHPGA, encoded by the coding sequence ATGAGTAGCTGGGGAACCGGAAGTGGTGCCAGCCAACGGGTGCGCGCCGAGGTGCTGACCCGCGATGGATATCGCTGTCAGATCGGTGACCAAGGTTGTCTCGGCGTCGCGTCCGTTGCGGACCACACGACACCGATAGCCCGCCTCGGCATCGCCCGCCGCGATGCCAACGACCCGGCGTTGCTCCAGGCTGCCTGCTCGGAATGCCACGACCGCAAGACCAAGCGGGAAGCTGCTGACGGGTTGCGCGCCCATCATGCTCGCCGCCGTGCGCGCCTGCGCCTTCCTCAGCAGCCACACCCCGGCGCCTAG